The Helicoverpa armigera isolate CAAS_96S chromosome 18, ASM3070526v1, whole genome shotgun sequence genome has a window encoding:
- the LOC110382010 gene encoding uncharacterized protein LOC110382010, giving the protein MPSGKLIMMNKRKRDDTGDRRAKRQRIRKRSRSEPLRNDSVTAEKREALKRLFGRICSVEMDDNQRVSDEEEELAYELLREQNGDPLLDDVPVDMDPEQLGFLVCAQETLRFLHGRGISFEHPVFARLRLRLLQGIGEIGVA; this is encoded by the coding sequence ATGCCGTCGGGCAAACTGATAATGATGAACAAGCGTAAGCGCGACGATACCGGCGACCGCCGCGCTAAGCGTCAACGCATTCGCAAGCGTTCTCGCAGCGAGCCGCTGAGGAACGACTCCGTCACTGCTGAGAAGAGGGAGGCTCTCAAGCGTCTGTTCGGGAGAATCTGCTCCGTGGAGATGGACGACAACCAGCGCGTGTCGGACGAGGAGGAGGAGTTGGCGTACGAGCTGCTGCGCGAGCAGAACGGAGACCCGCTGCTGGATGACGTGCCGGTGGACATGGACCCGGAGCAGCTCGGGTTCCTGGTGTGTGCTCAGGAGACTCTGCGCTTCCTGCACGGGCGTGGCATCTCGTTCGAGCACCCGGTGTTCGCGCGCCTCCGTCTGCGCCTGCTGCAAGGGATCGGCGAGATTGGGGTTGCCTGA